The Populus trichocarpa isolate Nisqually-1 chromosome 18, P.trichocarpa_v4.1, whole genome shotgun sequence genomic interval tcaacttttcacgcgtcatttttaaaatcatttattttccgcattgagtcgatgttgatatttgctcgctttcaaaaatacaaaaaaataagaaaaatcaaaatttacaaaaaaagaggaaaagagaaggaaaggaaaagttgagggactagtttgaaaacctagcaaaacttttcctataaataccaagcTACACTGATTTTTTTGAGGGaggggggcaattttgaaacatcagaaaaatacaaaaaaaaccctaaacctaaagcTAAACCTATCTCTAACAAAGGAGCCCCCCCCCCACGGTTTTGGTTCTCCCAAGCCGCCGCTCATCATCCTCTTTCTCCCATTCTCCCTTGACCTCCAGCCATCCCCAACCGTTCCTTCCCCTCAGCCACAGCCTCTCTCCTTCTCCAAGACACCGCATCTCCATTTTTCCCCCCATCTCCACCGACCAGCCTTCCAGAGGCAACCGACCGACCGGTCAATCGGCCTTCAGCTGGCCACACGCCACTCATGTTCCTCTGTGAACACAAAGCCTCTCCCTCACAGAAACCAGCTGCTTATCTTCCCCCGATCTCGCCATCTCCATCGACAACGAAGCCAGCCGAACGGACGACAGCAGCGCAACGACCACCACCGACCAGCTCTCCTCTGCACAGACCGGCCATCAGCAGCTGCACAACCGTCGAAGACAAACCCATGTAAGTTGTGTATGTAAAAATTGtgtatgtaaaaaacaaaaaaaagaaaaggaaaggaaaagaaaaagaaaatatagtgaaagtgtatgggtgtgtttgtatttgttttatgaatgtttttatttttatttaagataaaattgtaaagattaaagaagaatttaatattttgattggatcacggtcaagaattattaacttacatgtaagttgtatttctaatatccgatgaaaagacaattattaaaacttctttaatacatcaaagtcacgaagcagcttacctcaggtagggtgcgttaggggtgctaataccttccctaaccacaaccagtcccttacctgcgaatctctgacaagaccagtacatccgggttccctagtaaccctcaattaaatactaggtggcgactccaacgaaccaatcaaatcaaaacataacaacgaaaaatcgccagccgatgccgcgcgaatttttttgacgtgcgacagttatatctataaaataccttgaaattcttttttttatgttttgaaggtacttttggatgaaagatgcaaaaatgagtaaattagaGGTAactggcagatttgacgttcgGTCGacgttttgtgcagagcgtgagtatagaggttgaaatgaagtgattccagtggcactaaaaatcGAACATCCATACcgttctggaaatctaaggaaagaaaaataaaaagagaaagatcatggaaatcacatccttcaaagtcaaatctcgcattctgccaatgttgacctttgtccattaaaaattcaatatctggagctacagaagtgcaatggatgcaaactcaatttttttggattcctgacttaaagaaatatcaacgctccaaatttcagctaAAAACGATgccatatgagggagatattaattttcaaagatgacagctgaattctgccagcaaacaagtTTCGTGAAGGAACATGTCCAAATTACGTTTCAAAGCATCTAAACCggcatccaagtttttatttcagcaatttagctcctctaagtcaaagcttgaagatttaatgcaaggctatttctcctttttaggaaaatagttattgaagtacttaaatgtaaactgtcaacttaagggaggactattttgtaaaatagggactagggtttcttagcatataaaaagaaagagcagaaaagagggagagcagaaggaggcagcaaccagcagagaataaacacaaattctcttctctacaaaccctaaaatcatgctctcttcaatctttagaagtagttgttcaatagttatgcaaggctaagctcttttcttggttgcaaggacgcaaaaaccttcggatttcaagaaccgtgagatttattcttccttttattttcagtttatgttatgaaggagtatgattgttttcctatgcatattttctatgattgttgttgatgattgctagagcggactctaagttattgttgtgaacaatctattgctaagtttaatatcaaaaccgaaGTTGTGATATacgaacttgtgaagcaactaagcttgataattatggcggaactacgttattgaacttagggagaacatttgaacaaagtgacacaagctgcggacagcttgtatgttaatcttgatgaaattatctagttcttaaagctgccattaaattaaatcattagtgcggacactttgattgtttgttggttaggattagttatacgacggatccgttaattaatcaatgttaagaaaagataaaatttcaaaacataaactgcaattttcgtttcaaggatcggttctaatttccgtaagtggatgtgtgcttgcgaccaagatttgttttcttgataagtttcggttttaattgattttgtttgctagtttgaTTGCtgtcatagtttagataatcacaaaccaaatccccccaattacataacgtacaacataaaaatctgacttgaaacttccttgtgggatcgaccccttgcttgctctatactatcttgtgtgatTTAAGCTTGGGTAACTAATTTGTGCGAACACGACATCGTAACATTGCCATTAGTCAAAGTcttcatgaataaaaattatctcatataTTCTTGTTAACCTTCCAGCTAATTGTGATTCTCTTGTTACATCACTTAGAACTTGTCATGAACCATCACACTAGATATGCTTTATGGTTTTCTCATCATGCATGAACTACAACTTAAACAATAGTCCACTCTCACTGATTTCACTATTCCATCAGTTAACTTCTCAAATCACCAATCCACTTTTGCTCATTATAGTACTACTTCTTATCATGGCAATAACCATGGTTGTTAAAAATGcgttttaactcgtaaaatcgtccgattttacgagttaaaacacaaaaaacgtGTAGAATCGgggttaaaactcgaaaaccaGCAAAATCGGGTTGACTCGGTCAAACTCGCAAAAAAACGGGTTGACTCGGTAAAAACGTAAAAAACATAACGATTCCacgagttaataaaaaaattcactttcaCACCATTTCACGCCTTCACGCTCACAGTTTCACTTCACCAAAAGGCAAATGCAGAGTTGCAGAGGGCAGACAATTAGAAATGCAAAATTGCAAAGCACCAGTCTCTTTCCAGTTTCCAAGTCCCCATCTCCCACTCTCCCCGTCTCCCTGACCTGACTCCTTTTCCCTTTCCCCTTCCCCCTTTCCCCTTTCCCCTTTCCCCAGCAATTTAAGAAATCAATTTCCCCCGATCCGGAGCGTTCTTGGCGAGACGAAGGTAAGAATTGATTCCCAGTCccaagctttgttttttctgtctAATGGTGGTGATTAGAGACAAAACTTATCTAGGTATTTTGTGAATCTGAGTTTATCTTCTGGGTATTCTACTATTACATGATTTGCTGCTGGGTATTTTTTCGGAGGAGAAGTGGTGCTGCACTGCTCTGTATTCACCTATGCTCTGTTTCATCTTGCATTCTTGCTTGCTTTGGTGTTGCAGATTCTGTAATTTTGCATAAACAACGAAGCAACGAAGCAGATTTCCAGGATTGCACTCTTGTCAAGGTCACTTTCCATTAACTTTAACTAAGCTTCTTAATTATATGTAATTTGTCTACGTATTCTGTGAATGTGTTTAATTGCTTGCTTGCTGTTTTTGTGTGTTGTAATTTCTTGtaattaagcttcttgattcTCGGTTCTCAATGTGTTAAGGTCAGTCTTGGATTGGAATGCCTTTTGCAGTGCTTCTGTTGCTTTTTTGTGAATTGTAAATCGTTAGATTACATGTTGTCACCTGCCATACTTCTGTAGTTTAAATACTGGGAAACAAACATTTCAATTCCTTTGGCAATTGGCACTGTATTTGGTGGCAGCAGGGCAATTGATGCTAAGAGCCTTGCCTGACGTCTTTGTTATTGTTCTTATTGACAGAAATGCATCATTTGCTGAGACTTTGGCTTGTACAATTTTTACCTTGTTGAATTAGCCAGGTTGAATGTGAATAAGTGACAGAActgtaacaaaaaataattgctcTAATCCTGCTATTAGCTAGGTTAAATGTGAATTAGCTAGGTTGAATGTGAAATGATAATCTGCAATTGTTTGAGTGTAAAAACAGAACAGTGAGGATTGAGGAACATAATCTCCTTCAACATTCTTGAATTTACTTGATATGGTCTTGTGCAATAAGGTTTTAAAGCTGATATTACCAAATAGAGCTGGTTTCAGCTTACGGTTTTTACTCTGTAGCCATGTCAAGAGAGCATTCTAATACATTTCTATTTTCCCCATACCTGCCATGCAAATGTGTGCTGAATAGCCAAATGATTCTTGAACTGCAGGTTACATGGCATCTAAAAAAACTACCAGTGGCAATAGACTTGACGTGGGATGGCAATATGGTATAGATGTTGATAAGAATTCAAGAAGAGTGCAGTGCAAGTATTGTCAGAAAATTATCAGTGGAGGTATTTACCGTTTCAAGCATCATTTGGCTTGCACTCGAAAGGATGTTGAGCCATGCCAGCAAGTACCAGAAGATATAAAGAAGATGATGTTGaatgttttggtgaaaaatcaagaagcaactgagaagaaaagaaaggcttttcaatatattggaaaagatgaagataatgatGAAGGGAATGAAATTACCTCAGTGGACAAAGGAAAGAGAGTAACAAGTGGGAGTGGAAGTACACAAACCACCATCAATCAGCTGCTAAAAAGGGATCTTAGAGAAGAAGCATGTCGACAAATTACAAGATTTTTCTACACCAGTGCAATTCCATTTAACTGTGTGAAAAACCCTGAATTTGTTAAGGCACTTGAATTGGTTGCAAAGCATGGGCCAGGTTTTAAGCCTCCATCCTACCATGATATTAGAGAGAAATATTTAAAGCAAGAAGTAGATCACACGATAAACTTGCTTGAGGAGTACAAGttagaatggaaaaaaacagGTTGCTCAATAATGTCTGATGGATGGACTGATAAGAAAAGGCGTTCTATTTGCAACTTTTTGGTTAATAGTCCTAAAGggacaatttttttatcatcggTAGATACCTCTAATATATCCAAGACTGCTGATAAGGTATTTGAGATGTTGGATGCTATTGTGGAGAGGATTGGAGAGGAAAATGTGGTGCAAGTAGTCACTGACAATGCTGCAAATTATAAGGCAGCAGGGCAATTGTtaatgggaaaaagaaaaagattgttTTGGACACCATGTGCTGCCCATTGTATTGACTTGATATTGGAAGATTTTGAGAAGAAAGTAGAGGTCCATCAAGTAACTATTGCTAATGGGAGGAGAATCACCTCATACATATATTCAAGAACTATTCTCATTTCCATGCTCAGACACTTTACAAAAGGGAAGGATTTGATTAGGCCTGCTGCCACTAGATTTGCTACTGCATACTTAACTCTTGGATGTTTGAGTGATTGTAAGATACAGTTGATGACAATGTTTACTTCCATCCAATGGAGGTCATGTAGGTtttcaaaaacagaagaagGGAAGCGAATTCAAAGTTGTGTTTTGGACAGCAAGTTTTGGCATGATGTTACTATATGTATTAAGGCAGCATATCCTTTGATAAAAGTTCTTCGATTGGTTGATTCAGATGAGAAACCAGCTATGGGTTTTATATATGAAGCAATGGATCAAGCCAAAGAGAAGATACAGGTGAATTTTGGTTGTGTGAAAAAAAGGTATTGATTATATATCTTGCTAGTTATTTATTTACTACTATCAGTTGATTATAATGTTTACCAGTTAGGTCATGTAATGTTGATAgtaatattcttatttttattttgtagttatATGCCTATATGGAATATCATTGATGCAAGATGGGAACTTCAACTTCACAGACCTTTACATGCAGCAGCATATTATTTGAATcctcattatcattataattctaattttaaagttaatgccaacattaaaattggattatatcaaTGCTTAGAAAGGATGGTGCCCGATGCAAGTGAAAGGTGTAAAATTGACTTGCAACTTGATTCATTCAAGGATGCAAGTGGGTTGTTCGGTATTGAGGCTGCCAAGATAACAAGGGATAAAAAGACTCCAGCTAAATGGTGGGATTCTTATGGGGATGAATGTCCAGAGCTACAAAAATTTGCAATTCGAGTTCTAAGTTTGACTTGTAGTTCATCTGGATGCGAGCGAAACTGGAGTGCATTTGAGAtggtaagtttttttctttttaattttaatgtttttatattttataagaatcTTATAtggtattaatttgaattgcttACATAGGTTCATACAAAACGAAGAAATCGTTTGcaccagaaaaaaatgaatgacttggtatttgtaatgtgcaatctgaaattaaatgataaccAAGTCAAAAAGCAAGCTAATGATTTTGGTGAAGTTTTTTATCATCTCTCAtctgatgatgattggataacCGAGAGAGAGAAACATGATGGTTCATCCAGCTTTGATTTGCTTGGTGTCATTGATAGTGCAACACGAAGGAAAAACGGtaaagaagatgaaagtgatgatgaagaaaatctTAATGATGTTGGGATGGAGTGTCATGGAACTGAAGATGATTTAGAGATTCAAAATGATGTCAATTCAGATAATTCAAGGAGCTTGGAGTTAAATATTGTTGACAATATTGGTGTTGGTCCTGGTACTAGTAGTAGCACTAATGTTCCTAATATCGGTGCTGGTACTAGTAGTAGCACTAATGTTCCTTTAGATGGTAATGATTTTGATAACTGTTTTAGGAATAATGAGGGAGACAAAGGTAATGACGGTGtgtttagtttacatgacacacctACAGACTGTTTGTTTTAGGTGTGTTAACTTTTAGTTATTGAAATACTATggacatgtatgaatttttatttgaattatgtattttaagatgtttggatatttgtattgtttattttacttttatttgaattatgtatttttagatgtttggatatttgtattgtttaaaatattttacttgcgattttacgattttagttaaaatattttacttgcgattttacgagttttagttaaaaaattttacttccgattttacgattttacgattcgagtttacgaGTCGAGTTTATATTGCATGttccgtgtcgtgtcaaaaaagcgtttttgacaaccttggcaATAACCATGTCCTTCGCGGTCATTCATATGGTTGTGGTCTTTCATTTCCTTATAATTTTACCAATAAATCATTATCCCTTAACTTGTCATGGATGTTCtgttacatttgatcaaaatctAGCCATACTGCTCTAAAATGCCGACATCACTTTGACCAGGCATTTCAGCTTACAACTTCTCCACAAGCATATATTACTACAACTTCATCATCATTTGCTCTATTACTCTCCTTGGTTCCCTAACATTGGTGCAAATCATCGTGTCATATATGATCTCAACCATCTCAATCTTCAAAACACTCCTTATAATGGTTCAAATCATGTTCAAATAGAAAATAGTCAAGGTTTGCACATCCATCATATTGAATCTTCAATTCTCTGCTAATCTACTAAACAAttctttctttataattttatttattttccagcaataaataaaaatctcctATCTATTTATCAATTTGCTAAAGATAATAatgtctatttttttgttttcaaggatCAATACTCGGGAGCCACCCTTCTCAAAGGCATGAGTGAACATTGCCTTTATCCCCTCAATAGCCTttctaaaattagaaaatatccAACTACTCAGCTTAATGAATGTATCTCACTCAACCAACCAATGTGTAATAACCCTAATTTTACTTACATgatatttcattttcaaattacaTTATCATTAAAAGTACAGGGAAGTTACACACACACAtttctatcaaaatttcaaaagaatttCCTTTATATGTTTCAATACCAAGTTATTGACTCAATCAATTTTCACAACGTGCAAATAAATTCTCATATATTCCTATCATCTgggatttttatatttatatattatcatcAACACAAGaacaacttcttctttttcctctatATTTCCTCAAACATATCaactattatattatttaaaaaaaatatctcaaggaATGGAACAATTAACTTAATTAGGCATAAATCCAAACACATATTCATTTTAATGCAAATCTAACCTAAAGCTTAATCTATATAATTACATTCATATGGTTTCAAAAGCAACTAATTAAGATACATCATCCGTAATTAATTTAGATTCATAGACTTCTTGGCTACAAAATTACATTACATAGCAAAATATACAATGGATACACAAATTATAAAAGCAATATCCACTACTCGTCATGATATTGTGAACTATctgaaatttatataataatcaacataattAGTTTCTACATAAAGAATATTtactaatattattactattacttctatttatgtaattattccTTACTTAAACAAATTGCATAGTTTAagaagtgtaaatagattttaaatgacaagaaaaagtaagtcttggtccaaatcaattttaatggtgatgtattggtgattccttcaacatgtataagataactcaacctaatatcaacgatggtgatattagatcggaagatattacaatgaagtttaaaaagatgaagattgattattgcttaagaatgaacaagtattttcatattaagtaagacattgaatcaagcaatctctatacaaaaactaaggtttgtgcataaaaattcaagattataacattacctaaatgatttctaaaatttctttgcaataataaaacattcatgaagaaaataaaaagatagacattaagattcattcatatcttaaagaactcacctcaaccaCCATCATctttgatttggatccaagaaggagattagccaaccatgattatatataataacactttaataaacatgaaataacttgaatcaaactgaaataataagttttacaagttaaagaaccgaaatctataaagaagaacacaacacaatttcagtaaatattcggatataaatctgactctaactttgtACAGAAATTtgaccctcttagaagcctccTTTGGAGATGGatattagagacatatttatactccattctgttagctttccagatcattaaagaacagctcatttgaacatctgagtcaaaagttatgggcacaacaccgaaaggtgttctggaaaatcaaatcaggccagcttggagaacacttcggtgcacgtttttcttcctcctttgtgagctgtctttacttctttttgacccaaaataatgtgacaatgtcccctccagctttccatccatgtgcttgccctcttgggtcaatgaattacccaaaataaatcaaatgttatttgttgtgtggacatgtaagatcatggattgtgcttgggctgatttggaggctgatttggggctgaatttaagcatcaaataaggatacaaatgtacctattatttgggctaagattgacattaaaaccttgagtgtttgatggttgaagtttgcacacaacataagacaagtttgggcttgaaatagatcatatgat includes:
- the LOC112325722 gene encoding uncharacterized protein LOC112325722, encoding MASKKTTSGNRLDVGWQYGIDVDKNSRRVQCKYCQKIISGGIYRFKHHLACTRKDVEPCQQVPEDIKKMMLNVLVKNQEATEKKRKAFQYIGKDEDNDEGNEITSVDKGKRVTSGSGSTQTTINQLLKRDLREEACRQITRFFYTSAIPFNCVKNPEFVKALELVAKHGPGFKPPSYHDIREKYLKQEVDHTINLLEEYKLEWKKTGCSIMSDGWTDKKRRSICNFLVNSPKGTIFLSSVDTSNISKTADKVFEMLDAIVERIGEENVVQVVTDNAANYKAAGQLLMGKRKRLFWTPCAAHCIDLILEDFEKKVEVHQVTIANGRRITSYIYSRTILISMLRHFTKGKDLIRPAATRFATAYLTLGCLSDCKIQLMTMFTSIQWRSCRFSKTEEGKRIQSCVLDSKFWHDVTICIKAAYPLIKVLRLVDSDEKPAMGFIYEAMDQAKEKIQVNFGCVKKSYMPIWNIIDARWELQLHRPLHAAAYYLNPHYHYNSNFKVNANIKIGLYQCLERMVPDASERCKIDLQLDSFKDASGLFGIEAAKITRDKKTPAKWWDSYGDECPELQKFAIRVLSLTCSSSGCERNWSAFEMVHTKRRNRLHQKKMNDLVFVMCNLKLNDNQVKKQANDFGEVFYHLSSDDDWITEREKHDGSSSFDLLGVIDSATRRKNGKEDESDDEENLNDVGMECHGTEDDLEIQNDVNSDNSRSLELNIVDNIGVGPGTSSSTNVPNIGAGTSSSTNVPLDGNDFDNCFRNNEGDKGNDGVFSLHDTPTDCLF